One genomic region from Leptospiraceae bacterium encodes:
- a CDS encoding DUF2330 domain-containing protein: protein MKNKKILLSSILIMSFFSVPSILAFCGFFVARADASLYNSASRVVLVRDEDRTVVSMMNDYKGELKDFALVVPVPVVLQKKQINVGDSKVFDHLDAFTAPRLVEYYDSNPCRRRYKNGLSRKKAKMKMDDSKDNRKGGGSLGVKVEASYTVGEYDIKILSAKYSNGLETWLSTNGYKIPKGASKALQPYIRQQMKFFVAKVNLKEQLKTGLQFLRPLQFAYESEKFMLPIRLGMINAKGEQELLVYVLTKTGRVETTNYRTVKLPSDTEVPEFVKSEFKDFYRDMFSRQVKKENYRVVFTEYFWDMGWCDPCAANPLSPQELKSLGVFWLDEENTNRNRFGGSSNVKVTRLHLRYNQETFPEDLMFQQTSDTANFQGRYIIRHPWTGNSNSCSAAERYFTQLEKRQEERAQNLANLTGWSIQEIRKKMNLGSMKTSPKRKWYERIWE, encoded by the coding sequence AGAATAAAAAAATTTTACTGAGTAGCATTTTGATTATGAGTTTTTTCTCTGTGCCATCGATACTGGCGTTTTGTGGTTTTTTTGTAGCCCGTGCGGATGCAAGTCTTTATAATAGTGCATCGAGAGTCGTATTGGTGCGAGATGAAGATAGGACCGTGGTCAGTATGATGAATGATTACAAAGGTGAATTAAAGGACTTTGCTCTGGTAGTTCCTGTACCTGTCGTTTTGCAAAAAAAACAAATAAATGTGGGCGATTCAAAAGTTTTCGATCATCTGGATGCTTTTACGGCTCCGAGACTTGTTGAATACTATGATTCAAATCCCTGTCGTAGAAGGTATAAAAATGGGCTTTCAAGAAAAAAAGCAAAAATGAAAATGGATGATTCTAAAGACAATAGAAAGGGTGGAGGAAGTCTCGGAGTAAAAGTAGAAGCCAGTTATACAGTAGGAGAATATGATATTAAAATTCTCTCTGCTAAATATTCGAACGGTCTTGAAACCTGGCTTAGCACGAATGGGTATAAAATTCCTAAAGGGGCCAGTAAGGCTCTGCAACCCTATATCCGTCAACAAATGAAATTTTTTGTCGCTAAAGTAAATTTAAAAGAACAGTTAAAAACCGGTTTGCAGTTTCTTCGTCCATTACAATTTGCTTATGAATCGGAAAAGTTTATGCTGCCGATTCGACTCGGGATGATAAATGCAAAAGGTGAACAGGAATTACTTGTCTATGTTTTAACAAAGACCGGAAGGGTTGAAACTACGAATTACCGTACAGTCAAGCTTCCTTCTGATACCGAGGTTCCGGAATTTGTGAAGTCGGAATTTAAAGATTTTTATAGAGATATGTTTAGTCGGCAGGTAAAAAAAGAAAACTACCGTGTGGTTTTTACTGAGTACTTCTGGGATATGGGTTGGTGTGACCCCTGTGCTGCCAATCCTCTTAGTCCTCAGGAGTTGAAATCTTTAGGAGTCTTCTGGTTAGATGAAGAAAATACTAATCGAAATAGATTTGGTGGAAGTAGTAATGTGAAAGTCACAAGACTACATCTTCGGTACAATCAGGAAACTTTTCCAGAAGATCTAATGTTCCAACAGACATCAGATACAGCTAATTTTCAGGGTAGATATATCATTCGTCACCCCTGGACAGGAAATTCAAATTCCTGTTCTGCGGCGGAGCGTTATTTCACTCAATTAGAAAAGAGGCAGGAGGAAAGAGCTCAAAACCTTGCAAACCTGACCGGATGGAGTATTCAGGAAATTAGAAAGAAAATGAATTTGGGTTCTATGAAGACCTCTCCTAAAAGGAAGTGGTACGAAAGGATCTGGGAATAA